The following proteins are co-located in the Myroides profundi genome:
- a CDS encoding dihydrofolate reductase → MLTLIAAAAENNALGKDNDLLWHLPDDFKHFKDLTSHHFIIMGRKTFESFPKPLPNRTHIIITRQEDYDAPAACIVVNSLEKALDLVTEQDESFIIGGGEIYNLALPFADKIELTRVHTVLEADAFFPVIDPKEWKLVREEFHDKDARHQYPFTFLTYMKS, encoded by the coding sequence ATGCTGACACTGATCGCTGCAGCTGCAGAGAATAATGCTTTAGGTAAAGACAATGATTTGTTATGGCATTTGCCAGATGACTTTAAGCACTTTAAGGACTTAACGTCTCACCATTTTATTATCATGGGAAGAAAGACTTTCGAGTCATTTCCAAAACCGTTGCCTAACCGTACGCATATCATTATTACCCGTCAGGAAGACTATGATGCTCCTGCGGCGTGTATCGTAGTGAATAGTTTAGAAAAGGCTTTAGATTTAGTAACAGAGCAAGACGAAAGTTTTATTATAGGAGGTGGGGAAATCTATAATTTAGCTCTTCCTTTTGCAGATAAGATAGAATTAACTCGTGTACATACGGTATTAGAGGCAGATGCTTTCTTTCCTGTTATAGATCCTAAAGAGTGGAAGTTAGTCAGAGAGGAGTTTCATGATAAAGATGCAAGACATCAGTATCCGTTTACCTTTTTGACATATATGAAAAGCTAA
- a CDS encoding 2TM domain-containing protein — MKRDESYEMYEYARKRLKQRKMLFFHFVVFVLGSIAMFCFNGLVQDQTTVTIWWPYAIGIWALLVFLHAVNVLIVDRFMGKRWEDKQVRRLVELQEQRIKELRAKVEKDFPLVDTQRDLAQIQQPTPTSSPELDKK, encoded by the coding sequence ATGAAAAGAGATGAATCTTACGAAATGTATGAATATGCACGCAAACGATTAAAACAAAGAAAGATGTTATTCTTTCACTTTGTAGTATTTGTTTTAGGAAGTATTGCCATGTTTTGTTTTAACGGCTTAGTTCAAGATCAGACTACAGTTACGATTTGGTGGCCGTATGCTATCGGGATATGGGCATTGTTAGTATTCTTACACGCTGTGAACGTGTTAATCGTAGATCGCTTTATGGGTAAGCGATGGGAGGATAAGCAAGTAAGACGTTTAGTAGAACTACAAGAACAACGTATCAAAGAATTAAGAGCAAAAGTAGAGAAGGATTTTCCATTAGTAGATACACAGAGAGATTTAGCACAAATCCAACAACCAACTCCTACTAGCTCACCAGAATTAGATAAAAAATAA
- a CDS encoding bifunctional nuclease family protein, translating to MSLIKLTVSGISYSHTQNGAYALILEEEVGSRKLPIVIGAFEAQSIAIAIEDDIKPPRPLTHDLFKTLADRYSIIVKEVIINRLLDGVFYSSLVCVRDGVEETIDARTSDAIALAIRFYAPIYTYKDILDRAGIILNAEEEQEEEEAEDQKVPYSGEDIASQVEQFLEEEAKANDYSSYTKSDLEKMLDDALSNEDYERAALLRDELNKR from the coding sequence ATGAGTTTAATAAAATTAACGGTAAGCGGAATCTCTTATAGTCATACACAGAATGGTGCGTATGCACTTATATTAGAAGAAGAGGTAGGAAGTAGAAAATTGCCTATCGTAATAGGAGCTTTTGAGGCTCAGTCTATTGCGATAGCGATAGAGGATGATATTAAACCACCTAGACCTCTGACTCATGATCTGTTTAAGACCCTAGCAGATCGATATAGTATCATAGTCAAAGAAGTTATTATAAACAGGCTATTAGATGGAGTTTTTTACTCTAGCTTAGTTTGTGTAAGAGATGGTGTAGAGGAGACGATAGATGCGCGTACTTCGGATGCGATAGCATTAGCGATACGCTTTTATGCACCTATTTATACTTATAAAGATATCTTAGATAGAGCAGGTATTATTCTTAATGCTGAGGAAGAACAAGAAGAAGAGGAGGCAGAAGATCAGAAGGTTCCTTATTCTGGTGAAGATATTGCTTCTCAGGTAGAGCAGTTTTTAGAAGAGGAAGCGAAGGCTAATGATTATTCTAGTTATACTAAATCTGATTTAGAAAAAATGCTAGATGATGCTCTATCAAATGAGGATTATGAAAGAGCAGCCTTGCTAAGAGATGAATTAAATAAAAGATAA
- a CDS encoding thymidylate synthase yields the protein MKQYLDLVQQVLDNGTQKGDRTGTGTKSIFGHQMRFDLSEGFPLVTTKKVHLKSIVYELLWFLNGDTNIKYLSENGVRIWDEWADENGDLGPVYGYQWRNWNGEGIDQIKEVIDTLKNNPNSRRIMVSAWNPSVMPDTSVSFAENVANGKAALPPCHSFFQFYVADGKLSCQLYQRSADVFLGVPFNIASYALLTMMVAQVCDLEVGDFIHTFGDVHIYNNHIEQVTLQLSREPKPLPRMVINKEVKDIFSFKYEDFTLEGYDPHPAIKGQVSV from the coding sequence ATGAAACAATACTTAGACTTAGTACAGCAAGTACTAGATAACGGAACACAAAAAGGAGATCGTACAGGGACAGGAACTAAGAGTATATTCGGTCATCAGATGCGATTTGATTTATCAGAAGGATTTCCTTTGGTTACAACTAAGAAAGTACATTTAAAGTCTATCGTATATGAGTTGTTGTGGTTCTTAAACGGAGATACGAATATTAAGTATCTTAGTGAGAATGGCGTGCGTATATGGGATGAATGGGCTGATGAGAACGGTGATCTAGGACCTGTATATGGATATCAATGGAGAAACTGGAATGGAGAAGGGATAGACCAGATAAAAGAGGTGATAGATACACTGAAGAATAACCCTAATAGTAGACGTATAATGGTGTCTGCGTGGAATCCTAGTGTGATGCCTGATACTTCTGTTTCTTTTGCAGAGAATGTAGCTAATGGTAAGGCGGCATTACCTCCATGTCATTCATTCTTTCAGTTCTATGTAGCAGATGGTAAACTGTCATGTCAGTTATATCAGCGCAGTGCAGATGTATTCTTAGGAGTGCCTTTTAATATTGCTTCTTATGCTTTATTAACGATGATGGTAGCTCAGGTATGTGATCTAGAAGTAGGTGATTTTATCCATACATTCGGAGATGTACATATCTATAATAACCATATCGAACAGGTAACGTTACAGTTAAGTAGAGAACCAAAACCGTTGCCTCGTATGGTGATAAATAAAGAGGTGAAAGATATATTTAGTTTTAAATACGAAGATTTTACACTTGAGGGGTATGATCCTCATCCTGCTATAAAAGGACAAGTGTCTGTATAA
- a CDS encoding electron transfer flavoprotein subunit alpha/FixB family protein has translation MSVLIYAESAEGKFKKVALELASYAKKVAESLGTTVTAVTINASDVSELGKYGVDKVLKVSNDKLANFNAKAYADVIKQAAAKEGAKVVVLSSTTDSLYAAPYVAVALNAGYASNVVALPESTSPFVVKRNSFSTKAFTHTELTTDVKVLALAKNSYGLVEASGAAAAEDFAPSLNDADFSLKVEGVEKVSGKVTIADADVVVSGGRGLKGPENWKMIEDLAEVLGGALACSKPVSDLGWRSHEEHVGQTGKPVAANLYIAVGISGAIQHIAGVNSSKVKVAINTDAEAPFFKVADYGIVGDAFQVVPQLVEKLKEFKAKNA, from the coding sequence ATGTCAGTTTTAATATATGCTGAATCAGCAGAAGGAAAATTTAAAAAAGTAGCATTAGAGTTAGCTTCTTATGCTAAGAAAGTAGCAGAGTCATTAGGAACAACTGTGACGGCTGTAACGATCAATGCTTCAGACGTAAGCGAATTAGGAAAATACGGTGTAGATAAAGTATTAAAAGTATCTAACGATAAGTTAGCTAACTTTAATGCTAAAGCTTATGCAGATGTAATCAAACAAGCGGCTGCTAAAGAAGGAGCTAAAGTAGTAGTATTATCTTCTACAACAGACAGTTTATACGCTGCTCCTTATGTAGCAGTAGCTCTAAACGCTGGATATGCTTCTAACGTGGTAGCTTTGCCAGAGAGTACTTCTCCTTTTGTAGTAAAAAGAAACTCTTTCTCTACTAAAGCATTTACGCATACAGAATTAACTACAGATGTAAAAGTATTAGCATTAGCTAAGAACTCTTACGGACTAGTAGAGGCTTCTGGTGCTGCTGCAGCTGAGGATTTTGCACCATCGTTAAACGATGCTGACTTCAGCCTAAAAGTAGAAGGAGTAGAAAAAGTATCTGGAAAAGTAACTATCGCTGATGCTGATGTAGTAGTATCAGGAGGACGCGGATTAAAAGGACCAGAGAACTGGAAGATGATCGAAGACTTAGCAGAAGTATTAGGTGGAGCATTAGCTTGTTCTAAGCCTGTATCTGACTTAGGATGGAGATCTCATGAAGAGCACGTAGGACAAACAGGTAAGCCTGTAGCTGCGAACTTATATATCGCTGTAGGTATCTCTGGAGCTATCCAACATATCGCAGGGGTGAACTCTTCTAAAGTAAAAGTAGCTATTAATACAGATGCGGAAGCACCATTCTTTAAAGTAGCTGACTATGGTATCGTAGGAGATGCATTCCAAGTAGTACCTCAATTAGTAGAGAAATTAAAAGAATTTAAAGCAAAGAATGCATAA
- a CDS encoding electron transfer flavoprotein subunit beta/FixA family protein, which translates to MKILVCISHVPDTTSKINFTNGDTTFDTNGVQFVINPNDEYSLTRAIWFKEKQGATVTVVNVGGPDTEATLRKALAIGADEAIRVNANPTDGMFVAKQLAEVVKNGGFDLVLAGKESLDYNGGMVPGMLAAFLGYDFVNSCEGLEVEGTSVKAIRQIDGGKETISGKLPLVIGGQKGIVDEKDLRIPNMRGIMSARTKALAVVEPVGAEATTKDVKFEKPAPKSACKMISPDNIDELINLLHNEAKVI; encoded by the coding sequence ATGAAAATATTAGTTTGCATCAGTCATGTGCCTGATACTACTTCAAAAATCAACTTCACGAATGGAGATACAACATTTGATACAAACGGAGTACAGTTTGTAATCAATCCTAATGACGAGTATTCTTTAACTAGAGCTATCTGGTTCAAAGAGAAGCAAGGAGCTACAGTTACTGTAGTGAATGTAGGTGGACCTGATACTGAGGCTACATTGCGTAAAGCATTAGCTATCGGAGCAGATGAGGCTATCCGTGTGAATGCTAATCCTACTGACGGAATGTTCGTAGCAAAACAATTAGCAGAAGTAGTAAAAAATGGAGGTTTTGACTTAGTACTAGCTGGTAAGGAATCTTTAGATTATAATGGTGGAATGGTACCAGGAATGCTAGCTGCATTCTTAGGATACGATTTCGTAAACTCATGTGAAGGGTTAGAAGTAGAAGGTACTTCTGTGAAAGCGATTCGTCAGATAGACGGTGGTAAAGAGACTATCTCTGGAAAATTGCCATTAGTAATCGGTGGACAAAAAGGAATAGTAGATGAAAAAGACTTGCGCATACCTAATATGCGTGGTATTATGTCAGCTAGAACAAAAGCATTAGCTGTAGTAGAACCAGTAGGAGCAGAAGCAACTACTAAAGATGTGAAATTCGAAAAACCAGCTCCAAAATCAGCTTGTAAAATGATTTCACCTGATAACATTGATGAGTTAATCAACTTGTTACACAACGAGGCAAAAGTTATCTAA